The following coding sequences lie in one Mus musculus strain C57BL/6J chromosome 11, GRCm38.p6 C57BL/6J genomic window:
- the Cyb5d1 gene encoding cytochrome b5 domain-containing protein 1 isoform X1: MPRRGLVAGPDLDNFQRRYFTPSEVAEHNQLEDLWVSYLGFVYNLTPLVEEFKGDLLLKPILEVAGQDISHWFDPQTRDIRKHIDPLTGCMRYRTPRGRFVHIPPPLPRSDWANDFGVPWWKGANYQVGRLSARTRNIRIINTLATQEHTLQVGAQESMWEILHRYLPYNAHAASYTWKYDGKNLNMDQTLEENGIRDEEEEFDYLNMDGKLHTPAILLYFNDDLTEL, from the exons ATGCCGCGCCGGGGCCTAGTAGCCGGGCCAGACTTGGATAATTTTCAACGTCGGTATTTCACGCCGTCAGAAGTAGCGGAACACAACCAGCTCGAGGACCTATGGGTGTCTTACCTGGGATTTGTTTACAATCTAACACCGCTTGTCGAGGAATTCAAAG GGGACCTACTGTTGAAACCCATCCTGGAGGTCGCAGGCCAGGACATAAGTCACTGGTTTGATCCACAGACTAGAGAC ATTCGCAAGCATATAGATCCACTCACTGGTTGCATGAGATACCGTACCCCGCGGGGCCGCTTCGTACATATCCCGCCGCCACTGCCCCGTTCAGATTGGGCCAATGATTTCGGAGTACCCTGGTGGAAGGGGGCAAATTACCAGGTGGGACGACTGTCTGCTCGGACCCGGAACATCCGTATTATTAACACTCTTGCAACGCAGGAGCACACACTGCAG GTGGGGGCTCAGGAATCAATGTGGGAAATCCTACACCGCTATCTCCCCTATAATGCACATGCTGCCAGCTACACATGGAAATACGATGGGAAGAATTTGAACATGGATCAAACCCTGGAAGAAAACGGGATCcgggatgaggaagaagagtttGACTATCTTAACATGGATGGTAAACTTCACACACCTGCAATACTGCTCTACTTCAATGATGACCTCACAGAGCTCTAG
- the Naa38 gene encoding N(alpha)-acetyltransferase 38, NatC auxiliary subunit: MAGAGPTMLLREENGCCSRRQSSSSAGDSDGEQEDSPATRARQQLEALLNKTMRIRMTDGRTLVGCFLCTDRDCNVILGSAQEFLKPSDSFSAGEPRVLGLAMVPGHHIVSIEVQRESLSGGPYL; encoded by the exons ATGGCCGGAGCTGGGCCGACCATGCTACTACGAGAGGAGAATGGCTGTTGCAGTCGGCGTCAGAGCAGCTCCAGCGCCGGG GACTCTGATGGGGAACAGGAGGACTCGCCGGCCACGCGTGCACGGCAGCAACTAGAGGCATTGCTCAACAAGACCATGCGTATCCGTATGACAGATGGAAGGACACTAGTCGGCTGCTTCCTGTGCACTGATCGCGACTGTAATGTCATCCTGGGCTCTGCGCAAGAGTTCCTCAAGCCTTCTG attcatTTTCTGCGGGCGAACCCCGTGTGCTGGGTCTGGCCATGGTACCAGGACACCACATCGTTTCTATTGAAGTCCAAAGGGAGAGTCTGTCGGGGGGCCCGTATCTCTGA
- the Tmem88 gene encoding transmembrane protein 88: MAEVPGAQRPVLAGGPEPRDPLDCWACAVLVTAQNLLVAVFNLLLLALVLGTILLPAVIMLGFGFLCHSQFLRSQAPLCTSHLRDPGFTALLVTGFLLLVPLLVLALATYRRLCLRLRLADCLVPYSRALYRRRRIPQPKQIPVSPGSRSVPTPGKVWV; encoded by the exons ATGGCGGAGGTCCCCGGAGCCCAGCGCCCCGTTCTCGCTGGCGGCCCAGAGCCTCGGGATCCCCTAGATTGCTGGGCCTGTGCAGTGCTAGTAACGGCTCAGAATCTGCTGGTGGCTGTTTTCAATCTCCTCTTGCTGGCACTGGTGCTGGGGACCATCTTGCTACCTGCTGTCATCATGTTAGGCTTCGGCTTTCTCTGCCACTCCCAG TTTCTGCGCTCTCAGGCACCCCTTTGCACCTCGCATCTGCGGGACCCAGGCTTCACAGCCCTGTTGGTCACTGGATTCCTACTGCTCGTGCCGTTGCTTGTCCTTGCCCTGGCTACCTACCGCCGCCTCTGCCTGCGCCTCCGCCTGGCCGACTGCCTCGTGCCCTACAGCCGAGCCCTCTACAGGCGCCGGCGCATCCCACAGCCGAAGCAAATCCCAGTCTCACCAGGTTCTCGGTCTGTTCCCACACCGGGAAAGGTCTGGGTCTGA